In the genome of Candidatus Bathyarchaeia archaeon, one region contains:
- a CDS encoding winged helix-turn-helix domain-containing protein has product MSTSNNGDIKRRDRHDIVVEILKTAVEGRIKTHIMYKAKLSYAQLNEYLPMLIERGFLENTSIRHKRVLKRVYKTTEKGQRFLENFDSIKKLWSYPTNSSV; this is encoded by the coding sequence ATGAGTACTAGCAATAACGGCGATATCAAGAGACGAGATCGCCACGACATTGTTGTTGAAATTCTGAAAACAGCTGTAGAAGGCAGGATCAAGACCCACATCATGTACAAGGCAAAGCTAAGCTACGCTCAACTAAACGAGTACCTTCCAATGCTGATCGAAAGAGGATTCTTGGAAAACACGTCTATCAGGCACAAAAGAGTGTTGAAGAGAGTTTACAAAACCACTGAGAAGGGGCAGAGATTTCTGGAAAACTTTGACTCGATTAAGAAACTGTGGTCTTATCCAACTAACTCTTCCGTTTAG
- a CDS encoding DEAD/DEAH box helicase, which produces MINGMEDSSAYELLLKPVREALEELGFAQPTEPQVKAIPAILNGENVLLIAPTGSGKTEAVLLPIFSNFMQQEDKHGISIVYVTPLRALNRDMVKRLSYWATKLGITIEVRHGDTEIKIRRRQALCPPNMLVTAPETMQAILPGERMQQHLSHVRYVVVDEVHELAEDKRGVQLTIALERLFELTKHEFQRVGLSATVGNPEKVAQFIAGANRPIKVIEVPLPKGYHYSVEYPLPEDADYDLAQKLHTAPEAAARIRRILDLVKQHNSTLIFVNSRANAEVLGHKFTQLERNDIAVHHGSLSKEIRASIEDEFKAKALKAIVCTSTLELGIDIGHVDLVIQYLSPRQVSSLIQRVGRSGHKLDLVSKGIIITAFPDDTLEAVTAVKRAYKGQLEPLIIHEGALEVLAHQIVGIVMDKRQVTVDEALDIIRRAYPYQNLTREKFLEVAQYLHRLREVWLEGNTLKRSRRTREYYHQNLSMIPDERRYPIVDVLSDRTIGTVGDEFMALRARLGLNIIIRGKVWRIVQIEDETGTVYVVPAEDPFAALPGWDGEILPVPYSLAQEAGKLREEITQELKKGNKPEKVAEKLAKELSTNKSTMLKPAEEIQDQLKEGAPVPTHNHILIEAFDKWIIVHACYGEIVNRTLGAIFDAVLSDQELITGWWNDGYRILIEAPRKIEPKELDKLPHVLFELSSEEMEKAFNEYLKARFPFSYKMKFVAERFGALPRGKTMGPERLSELPSRFAKTPIYEETMREAMQEKVDIPTVENIMQSIKQGKTKISTLLRLQKPTPLGYRILAKYVEVPELMAPERVLLSNIERMKQTILTRRPSQLCFNCGAHTEERRLRELPDKLACKKCGSGLLADLHPIQDPKMLIDILKRRLKGKEITPEELEQLTHARRTADLVLSHGKKALVAFQVKGVGPETAFRILSKMHPNEDDFYMDLLKAKIQFLRTRPYWEDKQEKSRRREEDT; this is translated from the coding sequence TTGATTAATGGGATGGAAGACTCCAGCGCCTATGAGTTGCTTTTGAAACCCGTACGTGAGGCTTTAGAAGAATTAGGTTTCGCTCAGCCCACTGAGCCTCAGGTTAAAGCCATCCCAGCTATTCTAAACGGCGAAAACGTCCTATTGATCGCGCCTACAGGCAGCGGCAAAACCGAAGCTGTTCTTCTACCCATATTCTCCAATTTCATGCAGCAAGAGGACAAGCATGGCATATCAATCGTCTACGTGACGCCACTAAGGGCTTTAAACCGCGACATGGTCAAGCGACTATCCTACTGGGCAACCAAGCTCGGCATAACAATCGAAGTGCGCCACGGCGACACCGAAATCAAAATCCGAAGACGCCAAGCCTTGTGCCCACCCAACATGCTGGTCACTGCACCTGAAACAATGCAAGCCATTCTCCCCGGCGAACGAATGCAGCAACACCTCAGCCACGTCCGCTACGTAGTCGTCGACGAAGTCCACGAACTTGCAGAAGACAAACGAGGAGTCCAGCTAACTATTGCCTTAGAACGTTTATTCGAACTGACCAAACACGAGTTTCAACGCGTCGGCTTATCCGCAACCGTGGGCAACCCAGAAAAAGTAGCTCAATTCATCGCCGGCGCCAACAGACCCATCAAAGTAATCGAAGTTCCCCTACCAAAAGGCTACCACTATAGTGTCGAGTATCCACTTCCAGAAGACGCAGACTACGATTTGGCTCAAAAACTTCACACGGCACCAGAGGCAGCAGCTCGCATCAGACGCATACTCGACCTCGTGAAACAGCACAACTCCACGCTTATCTTCGTAAACAGTCGAGCAAACGCCGAAGTCTTAGGACACAAGTTCACTCAGCTGGAACGCAACGACATCGCCGTGCATCATGGTTCACTGTCAAAAGAAATCCGAGCCTCAATCGAAGACGAATTCAAGGCGAAGGCGCTCAAAGCCATCGTCTGCACCAGTACATTGGAGTTGGGCATAGACATAGGACACGTCGACCTAGTCATACAATACTTGTCGCCGCGGCAAGTCAGCAGCCTCATCCAACGCGTGGGACGCAGCGGACACAAACTTGACCTAGTTTCCAAAGGCATCATCATTACAGCGTTTCCAGACGACACACTAGAGGCAGTCACAGCCGTGAAAAGAGCCTACAAAGGACAACTCGAGCCCCTAATCATTCACGAAGGAGCCTTGGAAGTGCTCGCCCATCAAATCGTAGGCATCGTAATGGACAAAAGGCAAGTCACAGTCGACGAAGCACTCGACATCATAAGACGTGCCTATCCATACCAAAACCTCACGCGCGAGAAATTTTTAGAAGTCGCCCAATACCTACATAGGCTAAGAGAGGTCTGGCTAGAAGGCAACACATTGAAGCGCAGCCGCAGAACACGCGAATACTACCACCAAAACCTATCTATGATACCCGACGAGAGACGCTACCCCATCGTAGACGTGCTCTCAGACCGCACCATAGGCACAGTCGGAGACGAATTCATGGCATTGAGAGCACGCCTAGGCTTAAACATAATCATACGCGGCAAAGTATGGCGCATAGTCCAAATAGAAGACGAAACAGGCACAGTCTACGTCGTACCCGCAGAAGACCCATTCGCAGCATTGCCAGGATGGGACGGAGAAATCCTACCCGTACCATACAGCTTGGCGCAAGAAGCAGGAAAACTACGAGAAGAAATAACACAAGAACTCAAGAAAGGAAACAAACCAGAAAAGGTCGCAGAAAAACTCGCCAAAGAACTCTCAACAAACAAATCCACCATGCTCAAACCTGCCGAAGAAATACAGGACCAGTTGAAGGAAGGCGCTCCAGTCCCAACTCACAATCACATTCTTATCGAAGCCTTCGATAAATGGATCATAGTTCACGCTTGCTACGGTGAGATTGTTAACCGAACCTTAGGCGCCATATTCGACGCAGTTCTATCCGATCAGGAACTTATAACAGGCTGGTGGAACGATGGCTACCGCATCTTAATCGAAGCACCACGCAAAATCGAACCAAAAGAACTTGACAAACTACCGCACGTCTTGTTTGAACTATCCTCTGAGGAAATGGAGAAAGCTTTCAACGAATACCTCAAGGCACGTTTCCCATTCTCGTACAAAATGAAATTTGTAGCCGAACGCTTCGGCGCCCTACCGCGAGGCAAAACAATGGGACCAGAACGCTTGTCTGAGCTGCCAAGCAGATTCGCCAAAACGCCCATTTACGAGGAAACCATGCGCGAAGCCATGCAAGAAAAAGTAGACATCCCCACAGTCGAAAACATAATGCAAAGCATCAAACAGGGAAAAACCAAGATTTCAACACTGCTACGCCTTCAAAAGCCCACACCCCTAGGCTACCGCATCTTAGCGAAGTATGTTGAAGTCCCAGAACTCATGGCTCCAGAACGCGTTTTACTCAGCAACATAGAACGCATGAAACAAACAATCCTAACCCGACGACCATCACAGCTCTGCTTCAACTGCGGCGCTCATACAGAAGAAAGGCGCCTCCGAGAACTTCCAGACAAACTCGCATGCAAGAAATGCGGCTCCGGATTACTCGCAGACCTGCATCCGATTCAAGATCCAAAAATGCTCATCGACATACTCAAACGAAGACTGAAAGGAAAAGAAATAACGCCCGAAGAACTGGAACAACTGACACATGCCAGACGAACCGCTGACCTAGTTCTAAGCCACGGCAAAAAAGCCCTAGTCGCCTTCCAAGTCAAAGGCGTCGGACCCGAAACCGCCTTCCGCATCCTATCCAAAATGCACCCCAACGAAGACGACTTTTACATGGACCTACTGAAAGCAAAGATTCAATTCTTACGCACAAGACCGTACTGGGAAGACAAACAAGAAAAGTCTAGACGGAGAGAGGAGGACACCTGA
- a CDS encoding polyprenol monophosphomannose synthase, with protein sequence MSVAIMLPTYNEAENIETLVREIEGLKLDLTLLVIDDSSNDGTANIARKLQEEFGNISLISRPEKLGLGTAITAGFHHILSQNEPPSHIIAMDADYSHNPRDIPRLVAAAKRGYDLVIGSRYVDGGKVVGSRSTRRIISRLANLIATVTIGARMYDCTSGFRCYSLNYVKDVMHNLHSQTYEIQIETLRQAKMNRFMVKEIPITFVDRKKGKSKLTTNEIQGFLTYITKSVLGRLASLMR encoded by the coding sequence ATGTCAGTCGCCATCATGCTCCCAACATACAACGAAGCAGAAAACATAGAAACCCTTGTTCGAGAAATTGAAGGTTTGAAGCTCGATTTGACACTTCTCGTTATTGACGATTCGAGCAACGATGGAACTGCGAACATAGCTAGGAAGCTTCAGGAAGAGTTCGGGAATATTAGTCTGATTTCCAGACCTGAAAAACTAGGTCTCGGAACAGCTATAACAGCTGGGTTCCATCATATTCTGAGCCAGAACGAGCCGCCTAGCCACATTATTGCCATGGACGCTGACTACTCTCATAACCCGCGGGATATTCCTAGGCTCGTCGCTGCAGCTAAGAGAGGCTACGACCTTGTCATTGGCAGCAGGTATGTCGACGGGGGAAAGGTAGTTGGATCGCGTTCAACCCGAAGAATAATCAGTAGACTCGCTAACCTAATTGCTACAGTAACTATAGGTGCGCGAATGTATGATTGCACGAGTGGTTTCAGATGCTATTCATTGAACTATGTGAAGGACGTCATGCACAATCTGCACAGTCAGACTTACGAGATTCAGATAGAGACCCTTAGACAAGCTAAGATGAATAGGTTCATGGTTAAGGAAATCCCGATAACCTTTGTTGACCGAAAGAAAGGTAAATCCAAATTGACCACCAATGAAATCCAAGGATTCTTGACCTACATCACAAAAAGTGTACTGGGCAGATTAGCATCGCTGATGAGGTGA
- a CDS encoding class I SAM-dependent methyltransferase, translating to MSARNGWNIISQSYQAKTTMSLEDVHYGPISPGESELKLLGNVKGKNILEIGCGGGQNSIVLAKWGAKPVGLDISEEQIKHARKLAKKERVNVAFYVGNMEDLSAFMDESFDIVLSSFAIDYIDDFLRAFQETFRVLRKSGLFIFAVVHPIAHRGRVVRYGRKRMWAVGNYFDRRKRQWKWRAEKRTAKFNTGQRTLQDYFDLLVNTGFSVERILEPEPYNVDIMSEKERKKIPYAAEYYSKYYDIWSKVPYTIIFKTRKPRYAQ from the coding sequence ATGTCAGCTCGAAACGGCTGGAACATCATCTCCCAAAGTTATCAGGCGAAGACCACGATGTCGCTTGAAGATGTGCATTACGGACCGATTTCTCCCGGCGAGTCTGAGCTTAAATTGCTTGGAAACGTTAAGGGCAAGAACATCTTGGAGATCGGTTGCGGTGGAGGACAGAATTCAATAGTTCTCGCCAAGTGGGGCGCGAAACCCGTCGGTCTCGACATCTCAGAAGAGCAGATCAAACACGCTCGAAAACTTGCGAAGAAAGAACGAGTTAACGTTGCCTTCTACGTAGGCAACATGGAAGATCTCAGTGCGTTCATGGATGAAAGCTTTGACATTGTCCTCTCCTCATTTGCCATCGATTACATCGACGATTTTCTGAGGGCATTTCAAGAAACATTTAGAGTGCTGAGGAAATCGGGTTTGTTCATTTTCGCTGTTGTTCATCCCATTGCTCACAGAGGTCGAGTTGTCCGCTACGGGAGAAAAAGAATGTGGGCGGTCGGCAACTATTTTGACCGAAGAAAACGCCAATGGAAATGGCGAGCTGAGAAGAGGACAGCCAAATTCAACACAGGCCAAAGAACCCTCCAAGACTATTTCGACCTGCTCGTTAACACTGGCTTCAGTGTCGAGAGAATTCTAGAGCCCGAACCCTACAATGTTGACATAATGAGCGAAAAGGAGCGAAAAAAGATTCCATACGCAGCAGAATATTACTCGAAATATTACGACATATGGAGCAAGGTTCCATACACCATCATCTTCAAGACAAGAAAACCACGATATGCACAATAG
- a CDS encoding MFS transporter: MGAAHSLNHSLFLIAPPLLLIIMKDLNTTNLLVLGTIGTITSLIYGVGSLVGGPLADKISETKIIALALALAGASTFVLIFARDVLIYSLAMFLMAAWASLYHPTANSLISKVYHGQMGEAMGIHGVGGTVGIMFTPILAFAIGIAVDWRISFIIFGIFCILIGLIISRNPTQTRSTESKLGVLGVFKIPGLLTILVFNVFIGLYMKGIELFLPAYLTFKPFAALGEENASLWAATATTLVLASGVPGQWLGGRAADRVGSKKVLITVSAGITAALLLLLFTPPAFAFIGVAAFIILYGLSFYGHQPALNSLTGLITPPERRGAVYGIFFFTSFGLGSLSQAVTGYLMYSYPSNPEYSFYLLTIIAVIALVLSTLIPDRRQKQDKVAM; this comes from the coding sequence CTGGGCGCGGCACACAGCCTCAACCACTCACTCTTCCTAATCGCCCCACCACTACTGCTCATCATAATGAAAGACCTGAACACAACCAACCTACTAGTCCTCGGCACAATTGGCACAATAACATCGCTAATCTACGGCGTAGGCTCCCTAGTCGGAGGACCACTCGCCGACAAAATAAGCGAAACAAAAATCATCGCCCTCGCCCTCGCCTTGGCAGGCGCATCCACATTTGTCCTCATATTCGCTAGGGATGTACTGATCTACAGCCTAGCCATGTTCCTTATGGCTGCGTGGGCAAGCCTCTACCACCCCACAGCCAACTCACTAATCTCCAAAGTTTATCATGGGCAGATGGGCGAAGCCATGGGCATCCACGGAGTAGGAGGCACGGTGGGCATCATGTTCACGCCAATCTTAGCCTTCGCCATAGGCATAGCTGTAGACTGGCGCATCTCCTTCATCATCTTCGGCATATTCTGCATACTAATAGGACTCATCATCTCAAGAAACCCAACCCAAACCAGAAGCACTGAATCTAAACTCGGAGTCCTCGGAGTTTTCAAGATACCCGGACTGTTGACAATCCTCGTATTCAACGTGTTCATAGGCTTATACATGAAAGGCATCGAACTATTCCTTCCAGCATATCTTACATTCAAGCCATTCGCCGCCTTAGGCGAGGAAAACGCCAGCCTCTGGGCAGCCACAGCCACAACCCTAGTGTTAGCCAGCGGCGTGCCCGGACAATGGCTGGGCGGAAGAGCAGCCGACCGCGTCGGCTCCAAAAAAGTCCTCATCACAGTCTCAGCAGGAATAACAGCTGCACTTTTGCTCTTGCTGTTCACTCCACCCGCCTTCGCGTTCATTGGCGTCGCAGCCTTCATCATTCTTTACGGATTGTCTTTCTATGGACACCAACCAGCGCTGAACTCGCTAACAGGGCTAATAACTCCGCCAGAAAGGCGAGGCGCAGTCTACGGCATATTCTTCTTCACCAGTTTCGGCTTGGGCTCACTTTCCCAAGCTGTAACAGGTTACTTGATGTATAGTTATCCGAGCAACCCAGAGTATTCATTTTACCTCCTCACAATAATCGCGGTAATAGCGCTCGTTCTTTCAACCCTTATCCCAGATAGAAGACAAAAACAAGACAAAGTAGCCATGTGA
- a CDS encoding DUF1028 domain-containing protein translates to MVARDPKTLALGAAASTAIPAVGSTVPHVEVNVGAIATQAQTNISYGIEGLKLLKQGLLPQEALDAMLTKDKDREKRQVIMLDAQGRAAAFTGNETEDWKGHHIGTNHVAAGNLLAGAQVVEAMTAAFENQKANLAERLLKALEAGQQAGGDKRGRMSAALKVADPGWKNTSRPIIDLRVDAHPEPVKELRRVYTVSRSYFDIPE, encoded by the coding sequence ATTGTCGCCCGAGATCCTAAGACTTTAGCCCTAGGCGCAGCCGCGTCCACCGCGATTCCAGCCGTTGGGAGCACAGTTCCACATGTAGAGGTCAATGTGGGCGCCATCGCAACCCAAGCTCAAACCAACATATCTTACGGAATTGAGGGGTTGAAACTTCTGAAACAAGGTCTGCTGCCTCAAGAAGCTCTGGACGCCATGTTGACGAAGGATAAAGACAGAGAGAAAAGACAAGTCATAATGCTAGATGCTCAGGGAAGAGCCGCCGCTTTCACGGGCAATGAAACCGAAGACTGGAAAGGACACCACATCGGAACAAACCACGTTGCAGCAGGAAACTTGCTCGCAGGCGCCCAAGTCGTAGAAGCCATGACCGCTGCTTTTGAAAACCAGAAAGCCAACCTAGCGGAACGACTGCTAAAAGCATTAGAAGCAGGACAGCAGGCAGGCGGAGACAAAAGAGGACGCATGTCAGCCGCACTGAAAGTGGCAGACCCAGGATGGAAGAACACGAGCCGTCCAATAATAGACCTTAGAGTAGACGCTCATCCGGAACCAGTCAAAGAACTTCGCAGAGTTTACACGGTCTCAAGGAGCTATTTCGATATTCCTGAATGA
- a CDS encoding ribbon-helix-helix domain-containing protein: MLTEYEWSLVRPDERRKKARISIAIDREFLVWIDGMIKKGVFANRSHAIHRALLKLKEEGTK; the protein is encoded by the coding sequence GTGCTTACGGAGTATGAATGGAGCTTGGTTAGGCCTGATGAGCGGAGGAAGAAAGCTAGGATATCGATTGCCATTGACCGAGAGTTTCTGGTATGGATTGATGGAATGATAAAGAAGGGAGTTTTTGCCAACCGCAGCCACGCCATACACCGAGCCCTACTTAAACTCAAAGAGGAGGGCACAAAGTAG
- a CDS encoding winged helix-turn-helix transcriptional regulator: MQELVKNSKRSDRDLAKILGVSQPTLTRMRKRLERDSYILDYTAIPNMTKLGFEITAFTFFDIDQYDPKTGGLDVALGERANKWVGHNSKILFAAGGEGLHGKNCMMVSVHRDFTDYTDFVSDLRVQWAHKIREMESFLVSLKAKMPKPFSFRNIEIAP; this comes from the coding sequence TTGCAGGAATTAGTTAAGAATTCTAAGAGAAGCGACAGAGACCTGGCTAAGATATTGGGTGTTTCGCAGCCTACACTGACTCGAATGAGAAAACGTTTGGAACGAGACAGTTACATACTTGACTACACGGCTATTCCAAACATGACTAAGCTGGGCTTCGAGATAACAGCGTTCACGTTCTTTGACATCGACCAGTATGACCCTAAGACAGGCGGGTTAGATGTGGCTCTTGGTGAACGTGCCAACAAGTGGGTGGGTCACAACAGCAAGATTCTTTTCGCCGCTGGCGGCGAAGGTTTGCATGGAAAAAACTGCATGATGGTTTCGGTGCACAGAGACTTTACGGATTACACGGATTTTGTTTCCGATTTGCGTGTTCAGTGGGCGCACAAGATTAGGGAGATGGAAAGCTTTTTGGTGTCTTTGAAGGCGAAGATGCCCAAGCCGTTTTCATTCAGGAATATCGAAATAGCTCCTTGA
- a CDS encoding 6-pyruvoyl-tetrahydropterin synthase-related protein, producing MKIPRKFLFDILLIVTYIVLFSLPLNIFGGFFGYYSNFPKGDDAQTHAALTLFVSKNWPQINWYPYWYSGVPIFLSYHPLVYFFWGIFTEATTLPVTSTLFLFTALSYSLTAIALYVLVHKITSNRYSAFLSPILLTTSGGFISPLLAGGIYTRLFATMFWMFSLLSLFCLMKNPSEKKFFIITVLLLAATITSNLLIGLFSVLTAVLVIIYCSHTIKGGIALMLKIFIPVLMLSAFFYLPFFAFSFNRFFSFSVGGGHYSIPQPLIYLGAGATVPLLLLFIAALLRRHMRIEYDFLTKRFSRVLIALMVFLFFYGFTVLPPNIRFAATYDSTYFLSIYISIYCGIVFGGIFNEIAKGSTILETFEKRSKSRLLKIRSLGRHRLHLIILFLALILPLSYYPLLMQTVVDPGASSWDYPAFIADQIVKINPSEDNFRFSTDWIHVMRWFNYRYDLPQTEGVQSMAVLYPQWNRWFQEAVFTNPNNWIETNFLLDWYGVRWFLASRVVHSSGGGDFFKRYGLTEKFLNRPEYYSVRSSVEIPSESYWSGPAYFFEYEEATPVLSESSAITALVLAGNDQYDEVFRSLSPSGYDSRYVIPVRGSVYIDDYTSEDLMRFDVVVLSSFTYREADKARTLLKEYVEGGGGLIIETGNIDTYVLEGLNPVNQTKEIFSQDWNFTYVSTSVSNWVDFSYFAAPSEYWVASKDIQPWASTIVMNSGYPTVVFGSYSKGRVIYDGLRVSHHASLSDNQMESFFFSKLIELAAAAGEKAVQRQVVSSKSVEGWIIYLGGRETRGTLSTSGNITREGHSTLELGYGFNTSVAGGEYIEYRYAPRESWDWTDMKFLSLWVHGDNSTNQLKIAILSPDWSNSFQTTLILNWVGWRKIIVPLTAFGIAGKSKLTNVNEVSFVIEETRAYNQTWSRINLDDISIVQLKGIENNADLHFTNPNPELLKLTVNRGSGVLFKESFFQNWVAQLTDRNGVTRNLVIYRAGPDFMYVSVPDGTEFPAELVFEYRVGLIEKASYVASFFTLVALIIYGLSGRLHRLSDFVRKFPKRL from the coding sequence ATGAAAATTCCTCGTAAATTCCTGTTCGACATCCTCCTCATAGTGACTTACATTGTCTTGTTTAGTTTGCCCTTGAACATCTTTGGGGGTTTTTTTGGTTATTATAGCAACTTTCCCAAAGGAGACGACGCTCAAACACATGCTGCTTTAACGCTTTTCGTTTCCAAGAACTGGCCGCAGATCAACTGGTACCCATACTGGTATTCAGGGGTGCCAATATTTCTGAGTTATCACCCGCTCGTCTACTTTTTCTGGGGTATCTTTACAGAAGCAACAACTCTCCCGGTAACTTCGACACTTTTCCTCTTCACTGCACTGTCCTACAGCCTGACCGCAATCGCTTTGTACGTACTAGTTCACAAGATCACGTCAAATCGTTATTCGGCGTTCTTGAGCCCAATCTTGTTGACGACTTCTGGAGGATTCATTAGCCCGCTGCTCGCAGGAGGAATCTACACTAGACTATTTGCTACCATGTTTTGGATGTTCTCGTTGCTTTCTCTGTTCTGTTTAATGAAGAACCCAAGCGAAAAAAAGTTTTTCATAATCACGGTTTTACTTCTGGCAGCGACAATCACTTCAAATCTTCTCATTGGACTGTTTTCCGTGTTGACTGCGGTGCTTGTTATTATTTATTGTTCCCACACGATCAAGGGGGGAATTGCGTTAATGCTGAAAATCTTCATTCCTGTCCTGATGCTTTCAGCTTTCTTTTATTTACCCTTCTTTGCCTTTTCTTTCAATAGGTTTTTCTCATTCTCCGTGGGCGGAGGGCACTATTCGATTCCTCAGCCGCTAATTTATCTAGGGGCAGGAGCTACTGTTCCCCTCCTATTGCTCTTTATTGCAGCCTTGTTACGCAGACACATGAGAATTGAGTACGACTTTCTCACCAAGCGTTTTTCGAGAGTACTCATTGCGCTGATGGTATTCCTCTTCTTCTACGGATTTACAGTGTTGCCTCCGAACATAAGATTCGCTGCAACTTATGATAGCACATACTTCCTGTCTATTTACATCTCAATCTATTGTGGGATTGTTTTCGGAGGAATTTTCAACGAAATCGCGAAGGGATCCACGATCTTAGAAACCTTTGAAAAACGATCTAAATCAAGACTCCTAAAGATAAGATCGCTGGGAAGACATCGACTCCACCTTATCATACTGTTTTTAGCTTTGATTCTCCCTCTTTCTTACTATCCCTTGTTAATGCAGACTGTGGTTGACCCTGGAGCTTCTTCATGGGATTATCCAGCGTTCATAGCGGATCAAATAGTCAAGATTAACCCTAGCGAGGATAATTTCCGATTCTCAACCGATTGGATTCACGTCATGCGGTGGTTCAACTATCGCTACGATTTGCCCCAGACAGAAGGCGTTCAGTCGATGGCGGTTCTATATCCACAATGGAACAGGTGGTTTCAAGAAGCAGTTTTCACGAATCCCAACAACTGGATCGAAACAAACTTCCTCCTTGATTGGTATGGAGTCAGGTGGTTTCTTGCAAGCAGGGTGGTGCATTCCTCGGGTGGAGGCGATTTTTTCAAGCGCTACGGATTGACGGAGAAGTTTCTCAACAGACCAGAATATTACTCTGTCAGATCGTCTGTCGAAATTCCTTCAGAGAGTTATTGGAGTGGCCCAGCTTACTTCTTTGAATACGAGGAAGCTACTCCCGTGTTGTCAGAGAGTAGCGCAATTACCGCGCTTGTGCTTGCAGGGAACGATCAGTATGATGAAGTTTTTCGTTCGCTTTCTCCATCCGGATATGACAGCCGTTACGTGATTCCTGTAAGAGGATCTGTCTACATTGATGATTATACCTCGGAGGATTTAATGAGATTCGATGTAGTCGTGCTTTCCAGTTTCACTTATCGTGAAGCGGACAAAGCTAGAACATTGCTCAAAGAATACGTGGAAGGTGGAGGCGGCCTCATTATCGAAACAGGAAACATTGACACGTATGTACTAGAGGGTTTAAACCCAGTAAACCAAACTAAAGAAATCTTCAGCCAAGACTGGAATTTCACATACGTTTCAACTTCTGTCTCCAATTGGGTTGATTTCAGTTATTTTGCGGCGCCAAGTGAATATTGGGTTGCGTCCAAGGACATTCAGCCTTGGGCTTCAACAATAGTCATGAACAGTGGCTATCCAACGGTTGTTTTTGGGTCGTATAGTAAGGGACGAGTGATCTATGATGGCCTGAGAGTATCACATCACGCGTCGTTATCTGATAATCAGATGGAATCTTTCTTTTTCTCAAAACTGATCGAGCTAGCTGCCGCCGCAGGAGAAAAAGCCGTACAGAGACAAGTCGTAAGCTCAAAGTCTGTTGAGGGCTGGATAATATATCTAGGCGGTAGAGAAACGCGGGGAACGCTGAGCACTTCGGGCAACATCACTAGGGAAGGCCACAGCACGCTTGAACTTGGATACGGGTTCAACACCTCGGTGGCCGGCGGGGAGTATATTGAATACAGGTATGCTCCGCGTGAATCTTGGGATTGGACAGACATGAAGTTTTTGTCCCTCTGGGTTCACGGAGATAATTCAACGAATCAGCTCAAGATCGCCATTCTTTCCCCGGACTGGAGCAATAGTTTTCAGACAACGCTAATACTAAATTGGGTGGGCTGGAGGAAGATCATAGTTCCGTTGACCGCGTTTGGCATTGCAGGCAAGTCTAAACTTACCAATGTTAATGAAGTCTCCTTTGTTATTGAAGAGACTAGGGCATATAACCAAACATGGAGCCGCATAAATCTCGACGATATTAGCATCGTTCAACTCAAGGGAATTGAAAACAATGCAGACCTACACTTCACGAACCCCAACCCTGAGCTTCTCAAACTCACAGTAAATCGCGGTTCAGGAGTGCTTTTCAAGGAATCATTCTTCCAGAACTGGGTTGCGCAATTGACAGATAGGAATGGTGTAACCCGCAACTTGGTCATATACAGAGCTGGGCCAGATTTCATGTACGTATCTGTACCGGATGGCACAGAATTTCCAGCTGAGCTGGTCTTTGAGTACAGGGTTGGCTTAATCGAGAAAGCAAGTTATGTGGCTTCGTTTTTCACACTTGTAGCATTGATTATCTATGGACTTTCGGGGCGATTGCACAGACTGTCAGATTTTGTCCGGAAATTCCCGAAAAGATTATGA